The DNA window TTTTTTGTTAAAAAACTTAACATTTGAAAGTGTGAAACTCATATAAAGACCCCCATAACTTTATAATTGTATAACATTTTGAATAAAAATAATAAAACTAGACTAATTGATAGTCTAGTTTTTTGTATTAAATTATTTTTTAGCTTCTTTTGCTTTTTTTTCATTTTCTGCTTTTTGAGCTAATGAAGCTTTTTCCGCTTCAGCTAATTTAGCATCTTTTTTAACAAATTTTTCTTTGAATTTCTCAACACGTCCCTCTGCATTTGCAAAGTTTTGTTTTCCAGTGTAATAAGGATGACAATTTGAACAAGTATCTATTCTTACTTCTTCTCCTTTTGTTGATCCTGACATGAATTCATTGCTACAAGTTGTACAAACAATTTTAGCTTCAAAATATTGTGGATGTATGTTTGCTTTTGGCATGTTTTCACCGTCCTTTATATAAAGTCTTTCTAATACAAAATAAATAATACCATATTTTTAATAAAACTTATTTTTTTTAAGTATTTATTAGATAAAAAATTAATTTTTAAAGCTAGAAAATATTATTAAAATATTATAAATTATTAAGTAACTACCTTTTCTTCTTTTAAACTAGTCATTTTTTTATAGTCAAATAATTTATTTAAGATATTTAATACTTGATTAACTAAGGGACCTACAAGAAATGTAAAACAAATAGTACCAAGACCAAAATTAGTTAATAAGAAGTCTAACTTAGTAGCACCCTCTCCTCTAACAAATGGAAAAAATACAAAAGCTATTACTAATATTGCAATATCAATAATCAATCTTCCATTTGAGTAATTCATTTTTGTTAATCTTAGAAACTGCTCACATATATTATTAAAGGGTCCTAATAATCAACCTGATTTAACTCAAAGAGCAATTCCCATTACAAAACATAGAAAGCCACCAATAAAAATTAAATTTCTAGCTCCAGGGATCAATTCACTAATACCCATTTGACTTAATGGTGCAATAAATAATCCTACAATTTGAGGAACAATAAAAGTTATAATTATATCTGCTAAAATAAATCAAGAAAATTTAAATCAAGCTTTTTTACTTTTTGTTTTCTTATATTCATCAATAGTTGGTTTGATTGAAAAACATATAGCAAAAAGAATTAGAACTACATAAAGAGTTGTTAAACTTATTGCATAATTATCATAAACACCTTGACCAACTTTCCCTTCCTCTATAAAAGGTATTGAAATCGAAAGAACATTATAAATTAATCAATCTATTTGACTGCCACCAACTGATGGTTGCTGATATAAAGCCAATCCAAAAGATGTTAATAGAATACCCAATATAAGTAAAACAATTTTAACGCTAATAACTTTTCAATTATTAGAAAAATTTTTTAATTGATCATTTCATAATTTTTTCATCTTTAATATTTCCTTTTTTAATAAAAAAGTAGGCTAAAAAACCTACTTTTCATATTTTGTTTTTAGTGCTTCTTCTCCGCCTTTTTCATATTTTTTAACTCAATTTCTTAAAGAAACTACACTAACATTTCTTGTTGGCGCAAACTGAGTAGCTGTAACACCACTATTTTTAAAATCTCTAATAATCTTAATCTTCTCTTCAACTGTCAAATGCATAATGTAATCCTCCATTATTTCATTATTAATATTATTTAGCTTTTCCTTGACATCCAAATACTTTTGTTAAGTCTAAGAATGTTTGTTTTATTGCTTTAAATCCTGGAGCTAATAATTTACGTGGATCAAATCCTTTAGCTTCATCATCTAAATCTTTTTTAGCTTCAACATATTCTCTTGTTGCGTCTCTAAAAGCTAATTGTAATTCTGTATTAACATTAATTTTTGAAATTCCAAGTTTGATTGCTTTTTCTACTTGATCTTGAGGAATTCCTGAACCTCCATGTAATACCATAGGTAATTTACATGCTTTTTGTAATTCTTGTAATGTATCAAATGATAATGATTTTCATCATTCTGGATATTTCCCATGTATATTTCCAATACCTGCTGCTAGCATTGAAATCCCTGTAGTTGCCATTTCAGCTGCTTGTTTAGGATCACCTAATTCACCTTCACCAACTACACCATCTTCTTCTCCACCAATTGAACCAATTTCTGCTTCAACTGAAATTTCATGTTTATTTGCAAAGTCCATTAATTCTCTAACTTTTGCAATATTTTCTTCGTATGGTAAATGAGAACCATCAAAC is part of the Spiroplasma cantharicola genome and encodes:
- a CDS encoding SPE_1075/MLC_0560 family membrane protein, with translation MKKLWNDQLKNFSNNWKVISVKIVLLILGILLTSFGLALYQQPSVGGSQIDWLIYNVLSISIPFIEEGKVGQGVYDNYAISLTTLYVVLILFAICFSIKPTIDEYKKTKSKKAWFKFSWFILADIIITFIVPQIVGLFIAPLSQMGISELIPGARNLIFIGGFLCFVMGIALWVKSGWLLGPFNNICEQFLRLTKMNYSNGRLIIDIAILVIAFVFFPFVRGEGATKLDFLLTNFGLGTICFTFLVGPLVNQVLNILNKLFDYKKMTSLKEEKVVT
- the rpmE gene encoding 50S ribosomal protein L31 is translated as MPKANIHPQYFEAKIVCTTCSNEFMSGSTKGEEVRIDTCSNCHPYYTGKQNFANAEGRVEKFKEKFVKKDAKLAEAEKASLAQKAENEKKAKEAKK
- the fba gene encoding class II fructose-1,6-bisphosphate aldolase, whose protein sequence is MSRIYHSKLVNSTEMIKEAHAKKYAIGHFNINNLEWTKAILEAAQESKTPVIIATSEGALKYMGGANVVVGMVNGLLDSLNITVPVALHLDHGQSIEMAKKCIEAGYSSVMFDGSHLPYEENIAKVRELMDFANKHEISVEAEIGSIGGEEDGVVGEGELGDPKQAAEMATTGISMLAAGIGNIHGKYPEWWKSLSFDTLQELQKACKLPMVLHGGSGIPQDQVEKAIKLGISKINVNTELQLAFRDATREYVEAKKDLDDEAKGFDPRKLLAPGFKAIKQTFLDLTKVFGCQGKAK
- a CDS encoding helix-turn-helix domain-containing protein — protein: MHLTVEEKIKIIRDFKNSGVTATQFAPTRNVSVVSLRNWVKKYEKGGEEALKTKYEK